The Larimichthys crocea isolate SSNF chromosome X, L_crocea_2.0, whole genome shotgun sequence genome segment TCACCTGACAACAGGTTGTGTCTAAGGATGGCCTCCTTGATCAGATCATACGTAACCAGCTCTGTGCAGTTGACCAAGGCGTTTCTTGTGATGTTGGGTAGCGTCCCTGAAGAAGCCAAGagaataatattaaataatcatgttttttttttttttattaccatgAGTTATTAATCATTTCTGTGGCTTCCTCAAGTGGCACCTTTCCAGAGTCCACGAAGGCCCTCGTTCTGGAAGATGTGTCTGTAGGCCTGCATGGTGCCGGTGTAGCGACGGGCCACACCGTCCAGGTTCATCTGGGCTTGGAATCGAACCTTGACCACATCTGTGGGCTGTGCAAAGGACACTGCCATGGCACCCGTAGTACAGCCAGCCAGGATACGAATGAACACATTAGCATCtggaaaaggaaacacagaaacaacaggagATTTTATATAACTCTGTCTACTTATTTCCTTAATTTTCAATTAAAACAATCAGAGTCACTGCCTCAGATCTTCATATGGTACACTTTTTTTGTGTCCGAATACAGCTGTTACTTCTGTCTATATTGCACATACAGCAGCTGGTGCACATCTGGCTCCTCCTCTGgtttctctttttcccttcctctgggaattttttaggatttttctttctctttctttccttgaACTGAGTGTCTAAAGGTAAAGGGTGTGCTAGGGCGTATGAATGGTAAAGCCCTctgagattttgtttttttggactgcACTGGAGTGGATATTCATCTGTCATGTAAGGATTTGTGACGGCGTGACACTGAAATCTATAAACaatttttctgatttgtttggAAATATGTGTCAAAAGTAACCACTTACTGTCTTTGCCACCAGTGTAGAAGCTTTTGACATTGTCATAGAGGCCGATTCTGATGGAGGCAAAGCACAATTGTCTCTGCAGCCCGGCTACCAGCCCGTTGTACAGAGACCTGGGCCCTTCTGTTCTGATCATGGTGGTGATCGTCCCAAACACGCCTCTGTAGCGGATGCCTCCCACTGCCGTCTTCTCTCCCTGAATCTGGGGTCACAGATTGTAAAATCAGCTTTACAGAACAAAAgtagaaaactgtttttcactaACAGTCTGTAGCAACAGACTCGTGTGAATCGGTGCAATTGATTTTGGGGGGGGGTAATTGAAGTGGACAAAGTTGAAAGTCGAGCTGCTCAGTCAGTAGTTGCCAACATCACATTGTGCTCCAAAGTGTCCAGATTTAGAGTAGCTGGAGATCATTATTGCAGTAAATGTGAAGAAAACGTTGTTATATGATACTAGAGATAAATAAAGATTAGTAATTGAACATACCTGTAGTCTGACTTTAGCTGTGTCCAGAGGAAAGGTGACGATGTCAGCTATACAGGCTGCTGCCCCAGCACTTGCCATCTTCACCCCAAGCGGAGGGGGAACATCTGAAGGTTTAAGTCCCACCATGTTTCCTAAAACTGGGGTTAAAAGtttgcacaaatacacacagacattaaatcACCAGGACTGTCATGTAGGAAACCAACATATAATCATTAACCTCAGatcattcatgttttacacTGTACAGTTGGTGaatgatgtctttttttatgaGCTAACAATAAAATTGCAGCCTGATGATATGAAACATACTTACATTGTGTGTCTAAAACTTAAAGGCTCCTGTTGATCCTCAGTTGTTTGTTACCGGGTGGTATTTGATTGGCCAGATTATAATCCATAAAAGACCGGCTCCACAGAAAGGAAAGGCGCATCTTTGGCTCTGTATTTATATATCGTCTCGCTGCCTTTTTTTATGACATCCACAGAGAGGCGTTACTGTGTACTCCGGTACGCAAAGGTCTAATCAAAGTCCACTGACTGTCAAAAAGTCAATGTTCAATTTACCCCCAGAGTGCagacacattttagaaaaacaacTGTTCCCCATTCACTGCATTTTCAGCAAAAACTGTTATTTCCAAAGCTGCCTTTAATATATCAGTACATTTATGCCTTTAAATATAATCACATTTATATGTTGTCATACAGAACAGTAAGTAGACTTTGGAAACACCAGCAGATTTTACTTCTGTCCTTTATTTGTCATTGATTTAATAATAAGTAGTTATTCACCTTATAGACCAAGTGTCTGAATTTAACAACATCCATAATACAACTGTCACATGGGTTCATTGGAGGCCTGTTTTTGCTCTCAGCCAATGAAAAGTACAAGTGTGTGAAGAACAGAGAAAGTGTGTGCAGGTGATTGGCAGAAGTCAAACCTCACACATGGCTGATATGTTTGTCATAAAACCTATATTGGACAGTCGGCATACAAATTTCACTTTGTCGGTAAATGTTTAACAGATTATCTATAGACTCATATAGTTTATGTGAGGATGCATTCAAGCAACCCTTAACAGGAGTGGTTTTACTGGATGAAATGTTACTTTTAACTTCTACTTTTTACTTCTAAtactttttacatttgtgtgagagagaacaacttttaaaaaaaactttaaaaaagcaTTAGGGGAGAGTAATGACGTAAAAAAGTGACTGAAGTTCATCGTGGAGGAGATAAGAACTTTGCATCACACCACGTTTGACCTCTCAGCAGTTTGGCTGCAATGACGCTGATGGTTTCATAATTTTGTGGCCTGAGTCCAAACTATGTCGCCTCTGAAATACTATGGGAATTATGGGAATGTGATTTTGGGACAAAGAAAAGGGGGACACTAGTTTATAATATGCACTGAGTTAAAAGTGATGCATTGTAACACAAGAGTGCTGCACTATTAATCCTACAATTATCAAGATTACAATCAGGTTTTATTGAGACTTCTTggagaggtgttgattcaaccCTATGTCCATTTTGGGGGCTGTATAGTTTGTTATCTGTTGAGTTGTTGTTGCGTTATagtgagaggtgtttctaatattttgccCACTCCATTTACTCTGTATCAAAGAGGATACACTaaacattagaaacacctctcagtataATGCAATACAGTTAGGCAGAACCACAAAGTTCAGTCTCAAATGTGGAATCGATGCATCAGTTTTGTGACAAGAAAACATTATAACCTTCACAAAGATTTACTGAACTAGGTGTAATGGACTAAAAATAGGGGCCCAAAACAGAATAAAAGCCTCCCAACCTTctattttttaacattattttgttaaatttgaTGAAAACTCACAACAGACCTTTTAAGCTTTAAGATGTTGGTTTTATGACTGAGTGGACCTCAGAAAATAGATATAACGTCTGGCAAACATAATTTCTAAAAGATTAAACATTCACAGCTCTATCGTGTGTCTGAGAGGGGAAGCCTCCTTTTAGTGGGCAGAACGTCTTTATTCAAGTGAGCTCCCTTTGCTGTGATTGGTTTACCTGAGCCACAACCCCAGTGTGTTTggtctacagagagagagagagagagagagagagagagagagaggccctGTAACCTGCTGCTGTAATCTTTCTCTCAAAGGACAACAAAGGGCTTGAAATGTACTTTTCATTATAAAGAAGAGAGTCCTATTGTTCCTTTGgaacaaatataaaatgtagattttacttaagtaaaacaGAAGTTAAAGTTACTAAGGTAACGGTcaaaaaatactacaaaatactacaaaacaaatgttacgagtaaaagtcctgcattcaaaacagttaaattatccagaaaatgtactttaagtttcaagtactcattatgctcatgtcagtcagtgtttataTCATTGGGATCAttggatatatatattttcaaatttttgTAACTAATACAttgaaatgtaaacagaattttaatctttaaaatgttatttaatgtcGATGTGGGGActattttaactactttattgAATCTTAATCTACTAACAACTAACCATAGcctcaaataaatgtagtggagtaactgaaatttaaataaatggatTGAACTTGTAGTCCTTTCTAGCTTTCAGACCACTCTAGGCGCTTTTACACTTACGTATAACACTCACCCATTCATACGCACGTCATTGGCTACTGTGCAGAGT includes the following:
- the ucp1 gene encoding mitochondrial brown fat uncoupling protein 1, whose product is MVGLKPSDVPPPLGVKMASAGAAACIADIVTFPLDTAKVRLQIQGEKTAVGGIRYRGVFGTITTMIRTEGPRSLYNGLVAGLQRQLCFASIRIGLYDNVKSFYTGGKDNANVFIRILAGCTTGAMAVSFAQPTDVVKVRFQAQMNLDGVARRYTGTMQAYRHIFQNEGLRGLWKGTLPNITRNALVNCTELVTYDLIKEAILRHNLLSDNLPCHFVSAFGAGFVTTVIASPVDVVKTRYMNSPPGQYKSAINCAWTMMTKEGPTAFYKGFVPSFLRLGSWNVVMFVSFEQIKRAMMVTKKKIEAPN